One window of the Spirochaetota bacterium genome contains the following:
- a CDS encoding GNAT family N-acetyltransferase has product MRFLSEIELAATEIFPEGSLPDNIRSETLPLYILQAALSKGCLWVASDSMNRPVGFIVLRVIKDIAYIIELDVHPDHHRKSIGKALIEAATVWARAQKLSALTLTTFSTVPWNAPYYERLGFRRLEEYELEGNLAAQLEDEDKRGLKDRVAMRLNLNK; this is encoded by the coding sequence TTGAGATTTCTTTCGGAAATCGAGCTTGCTGCCACTGAGATATTTCCTGAAGGGTCTCTTCCTGACAATATCAGGAGTGAGACGCTTCCTTTATATATCCTTCAGGCAGCATTAAGCAAAGGCTGTTTGTGGGTTGCATCTGATAGCATGAACAGGCCTGTGGGTTTCATAGTTCTAAGAGTAATAAAAGACATTGCGTACATTATTGAGCTTGATGTCCATCCTGACCATCACCGAAAAAGTATTGGAAAAGCCCTTATCGAAGCTGCCACCGTTTGGGCCAGAGCGCAGAAATTAAGCGCTCTGACGCTGACAACATTTTCAACAGTACCCTGGAATGCGCCTTATTATGAAAGGCTCGGTTTCAGACGCCTTGAAGAGTATGAACTTGAAGGTAATCTGGCCGCACAACTTGAGGATGAGGACAAAAGGGGACTCAAAGACCGCGTTGCAATGAGGCTCAATTTGAATAAATAA
- a CDS encoding HIT domain-containing protein, whose translation MRNHLFNTDKLSYVKGDKPRVECILCAIRDGNPDVKNFEVARRDGFIVSVNLYPFNPGHLMIFPERHVENLRDLSDDEAVNYHRLLADTIDILADEFGPEGFNVGYNLGHSSGASIPHLHLHVVPRYNNEVGFMDVLAGTRLVVADPAESRDRLRKRFASL comes from the coding sequence ATGAGAAATCATTTATTCAACACCGATAAGCTTTCATATGTCAAGGGCGACAAGCCCAGGGTGGAGTGCATCCTCTGCGCCATCAGGGACGGCAATCCGGATGTAAAGAACTTCGAGGTGGCGCGCCGGGACGGCTTCATCGTTTCGGTCAACCTGTATCCGTTCAATCCCGGCCACCTGATGATTTTCCCCGAACGGCATGTTGAAAACCTCCGCGATCTTTCCGACGATGAAGCGGTAAATTACCATCGCCTGCTGGCGGATACTATCGATATACTTGCCGATGAATTCGGGCCCGAAGGTTTCAACGTGGGTTACAATCTTGGCCATAGCAGCGGCGCCAGCATTCCGCACCTTCACCTCCACGTGGTTCCCCGTTATAACAATGAGGTGGGATTCATGGATGTCCTGGCCGGGACCCGCCTTGTTGTGGCGGATCCGGCTGAATCAAGGGATCGACTTCGGAAACGATTTGCAAGCTTGTAG
- a CDS encoding phosphatidylglycerophosphatase A, whose protein sequence is MKIKEFLFTAFYAGYCPIAPGTAGSLVGMALYFIEYLIFGEISWVVNLVAAVALFYPFMKLADEGERFFAVKDPEMVVIDEVMGYWISVLFYPFNLKIALAAFFLFRVMDIVKPWPAGRLQRLRGGLGIIIDDCVAGAYTNVILLASVLVLKLFHVDIY, encoded by the coding sequence ATGAAGATCAAGGAATTCCTGTTCACCGCTTTTTACGCCGGGTATTGCCCGATCGCTCCCGGAACGGCCGGTTCCCTCGTCGGGATGGCGCTCTACTTCATCGAATATCTTATCTTCGGCGAGATCAGCTGGGTCGTGAATCTGGTCGCTGCGGTCGCGCTGTTCTATCCCTTCATGAAGCTGGCCGATGAGGGCGAGCGTTTTTTCGCGGTAAAGGACCCTGAGATGGTAGTGATCGACGAGGTCATGGGATACTGGATCAGCGTGCTGTTCTATCCCTTCAACCTGAAGATCGCCCTTGCCGCGTTCTTCCTATTCAGGGTGATGGATATCGTCAAGCCCTGGCCTGCCGGAAGGCTTCAGCGTCTCAGGGGAGGCCTCGGAATTATAATTGACGATTGCGTGGCCGGGGCGTATACAAATGTAATTCTGCTGGCATCGGTCCTTGTGTTAAAGCTCTTTCATGTCGATATATACTAA
- the pgsA gene encoding CDP-diacylglycerol--glycerol-3-phosphate 3-phosphatidyltransferase yields MKVPKFIFTIPNLLSLSRIVLIPLLIYLIYAKLWIYALVLFAVASFTDMLDGWSARKLNQESEFGIFIDPLADKFLVISVLAALMVLDPYLEIFDFWMILVIVGRDVLITFMRYLAIRRGQTLKTSRFGKVKTAFQMISIVIIIMIYFVRKRGIYITHQSVPYWIMLGVTILTALSGVRYLFTNWRLFLPEKPKGEPDTSA; encoded by the coding sequence ATGAAAGTACCTAAATTCATCTTTACCATCCCGAACCTTCTCTCCCTTTCGAGAATCGTGCTGATTCCGCTTCTCATCTATCTTATTTATGCTAAATTATGGATCTACGCCCTCGTTCTCTTCGCCGTTGCGTCCTTCACCGACATGCTTGACGGTTGGAGCGCCCGCAAGCTCAACCAGGAATCGGAATTCGGGATTTTCATCGATCCCCTTGCCGACAAGTTCCTGGTCATATCGGTCCTGGCGGCCCTCATGGTCCTCGATCCGTACCTGGAAATATTCGATTTCTGGATGATCCTGGTGATCGTCGGCCGTGATGTGTTGATCACCTTTATGCGATACCTGGCGATCCGGCGCGGCCAGACACTGAAAACGAGCCGTTTCGGCAAGGTCAAGACCGCTTTCCAGATGATCTCCATTGTCATCATCATCATGATTTATTTTGTCCGGAAGAGGGGGATCTATATAACTCACCAGTCGGTTCCCTACTGGATAATGCTCGGCGTCACGATCCTCACGGCGCTGTCCGGTGTGCGATACCTTTTTACGAACTGGCGCCTCTTTCTGCCTGAAAAACCGAAAGGGGAACCCGATACCTCCGCATGA